A stretch of the Aphis gossypii isolate Hap1 chromosome 2, ASM2018417v2, whole genome shotgun sequence genome encodes the following:
- the LOC126550572 gene encoding aconitate hydratase, mitochondrial-like: MSRCVTIAKEALAHGRKSKIPFNVTPGSEQIRATIERDGIAQTLREFGGTVLANACGPCIGQWDHKDVKKGEKNTIVSLYNRNFTGRNDANAATFLSSHYFNN, encoded by the exons ATGTCAAGATGTGTTACTATTGCAAAAGAAGCCTTAGCTCATGGacgtaaatcaaaaattccaTTTAATGTTACTCCTGGGTCTGAACAAATTAGGGCAACAATTGAAAGAGAtggaatt gcaCAAACCTTGAGAGAATTTGGAGGTACTGTATTAGCTAATGCATGTGGTCCTTGTATTGGTCAATGGGACCACAAAGATGTTAAAAAAGGTGAAAAAAACACCATTGTAAGTTTATACAACAGAAACTTTACTGGACGTAATGATGCCAATGCAGCAACATTTTTATCTTCACatt attttaataattga